The Arcanobacterium wilhelmae region CCGACGCCGGTGCTCGGCTCATATCGTGGGCCACGGCGTGGGCGCAAAACACCGAAGAAAGAATGACTGTCCCGGTCTCACGCCATTGTGAGGCCGGGACAGCCGGTTTTGTGAAGTTGCGGAGGTTATGCCTCGGCGACGAATTCTGCGTGGCCGGAGCGAATCAGGGCGGTGCGGAGCTTCGCCATCGCCTCGGCAATCTCTTCAGCGGGGGCTGCGGTGGCGTTGTCGAACTTTGCCGCGCCAGAATCTGCGCCTGGGATCACGTGGACGTGCGTGTGGGGCACGTCGAATCCGAGGATTTGGACGATCGTGCGCTCCACACCGAATGCTTCTTCCTGGGCGCGGCCCACGATCTGGGCAACATTCATGAGGTGGGCGAAGACCGCCGGAGCGAGATCGGTGTACTTGGCGACTTCCTCGCGCGGGATCACCATGACGTGACCGGGACGAACGGGCTCAATCGTGGCCATGACCACGCATACAGCGTCCTTCCACACAAACTGGCCAGGGATTTCTCCGCGAATAATCTTCGTAAAAATGCTTGCCATAAGGTTCAGTGTACGCCGGGTTTGTGCGGGGGTGCGCTACCATTGGATGAACCGTTTTTATTCAAGGAGAGTCATGAGCGAATTTCGCTATCGCTACACGGCCGAGCTCGCAAACGAGATCGAGGCGAAGTGGCAGAACATCTGGGAATCTGATGGTAC contains the following coding sequences:
- a CDS encoding HIT family protein, encoding MASIFTKIIRGEIPGQFVWKDAVCVVMATIEPVRPGHVMVIPREEVAKYTDLAPAVFAHLMNVAQIVGRAQEEAFGVERTIVQILGFDVPHTHVHVIPGADSGAAKFDNATAAPAEEIAEAMAKLRTALIRSGHAEFVAEA